From a region of the Candidatus Acidiferrales bacterium genome:
- the hpnA gene encoding hopanoid-associated sugar epimerase has product MRTLVTGATGFVGSHVARRLAASGETVRALARRGSQRQSLAGVEVEWVEGDLRDESSLVRALAGIEQVYHVAADYRLWARNPQEIYESNVTGTKNLLAAALRARVQRFIHTSTVATIAVPRGNAVPDETNRTTVDEMIGNYKKSKLLAEQEALRAAHEGLPVVIVNPTTPVGPGDWKPTPTGKIILDFLRGKMPAYIDTGLNFAPVEDVAEGHLQAARLGKIGERYLLGGRNMTLKELLDALAKITNVAAPTRKISHSIALFAAYADAAFSRVAGREPRIPLEGVRIARHTMFVSDSKARQELGYQPGSVEGALERAVGWYAEHGYVNLPRRKQEARASAA; this is encoded by the coding sequence ATGAGGACGTTGGTTACCGGCGCGACCGGGTTCGTGGGTTCCCACGTTGCCCGTCGCCTGGCTGCTTCCGGTGAAACTGTTCGGGCGCTCGCGCGCAGAGGGAGCCAGCGTCAGTCGCTGGCCGGGGTTGAGGTCGAATGGGTCGAAGGCGACTTGCGCGACGAATCTTCGCTCGTTCGCGCCCTCGCCGGGATTGAACAGGTCTACCATGTCGCTGCGGATTACCGCCTCTGGGCCCGCAATCCTCAGGAAATTTACGAAAGCAACGTAACAGGAACGAAAAATCTTCTTGCCGCGGCTTTACGTGCGCGAGTCCAGCGTTTCATTCATACGAGTACCGTTGCCACGATTGCCGTGCCTCGGGGCAATGCTGTGCCGGACGAAACGAATCGGACGACGGTCGATGAGATGATCGGAAATTACAAGAAATCGAAGCTGCTCGCGGAGCAAGAGGCGCTGCGCGCCGCGCACGAGGGTTTGCCAGTGGTGATCGTGAATCCGACGACGCCCGTCGGTCCCGGCGACTGGAAGCCCACGCCGACCGGTAAGATCATTTTGGATTTTCTGCGCGGCAAGATGCCGGCTTATATAGACACAGGCTTGAATTTCGCGCCCGTCGAAGACGTCGCCGAAGGCCATCTTCAAGCGGCACGGCTCGGGAAAATTGGCGAACGCTATTTGCTCGGCGGACGCAATATGACGCTTAAGGAATTGCTCGACGCGCTTGCGAAGATCACAAACGTCGCCGCGCCGACACGAAAAATTTCTCACTCGATTGCGCTTTTCGCCGCCTATGCTGACGCGGCCTTTTCGCGCGTCGCCGGTCGAGAGCCGCGCATTCCGCTGGAAGGCGTTCGTATCGCGCGGCATACGATGTTTGTCAGCGACTCGAAGGCGCGCCAGGAATTAGGCTACCAGCCTGGTTCTGTCGAAGGTGCGCTCGAGCGCGCCGTAGGATGGTATGCTGAGCACGGATATGTAAATCTCCCAAGACGTAAGCAGGAAGCGCGGGCTTCTGCCGCTTGA
- the hpnH gene encoding adenosyl-hopene transferase HpnH: MRFPLSLTANLTKYLAGKAIRGEKKFPLVMMLEPLHACNLTCTGCGRIREYKGTINEMLTVEQCIAALEDCGAPIVSICGGEPLIYPEIGRLVKEILARKKNIYLCTNGMFIQKRLSEFKPTSRFFFNVHLDGLEKTHDLCVERDGVFRQAIEGIKAAKAAGFLVCSNTTIYKETDIEEVAELFAFLRTLGVDGNMLSPAYSYASVQTKDIFMSRQDVNEKFQRASKLLEQFNVITSPIYMEFLRGERDLMCTAWGNPTYNPRGWKGPCYLMTDEHHKTFGDLINNTPWEKYGYGRDPRCENCMVQSGYEASAVLGGNHKFGDTWKMLQWQVSGRLGGRKGANGHGNRVPKTNGNGHTANLTATYDPAAGAQAREKEEAFRIL; encoded by the coding sequence ATGAGGTTTCCGCTAAGTTTGACGGCGAACCTGACGAAATATCTGGCCGGGAAGGCCATTCGCGGAGAGAAGAAATTTCCGCTGGTCATGATGCTCGAGCCGCTGCACGCTTGCAATCTGACGTGCACCGGCTGTGGTCGCATCCGCGAATATAAAGGCACGATCAATGAAATGCTGACTGTGGAGCAGTGCATTGCCGCGCTTGAGGACTGCGGCGCGCCCATCGTTTCCATTTGTGGCGGGGAGCCTTTGATTTATCCGGAGATTGGCCGCCTGGTGAAGGAAATTTTGGCGCGCAAAAAGAACATCTATCTTTGCACCAACGGCATGTTCATCCAAAAACGGCTGAGCGAATTCAAGCCGACGTCCCGCTTCTTCTTCAATGTGCACCTGGATGGCTTGGAGAAGACGCACGATCTTTGCGTGGAACGTGACGGCGTCTTCCGCCAAGCTATTGAGGGAATCAAAGCGGCCAAAGCCGCCGGCTTCCTTGTTTGCTCGAATACGACGATTTACAAAGAGACGGACATCGAGGAAGTTGCTGAACTCTTCGCCTTTCTGCGCACGCTGGGAGTGGATGGCAACATGCTCTCGCCTGCGTATTCGTACGCATCGGTGCAGACAAAGGACATTTTCATGTCGCGCCAGGACGTGAACGAAAAATTCCAGCGCGCGAGCAAGCTTCTGGAGCAGTTCAACGTCATTACGTCGCCGATTTATATGGAATTCCTCCGTGGCGAACGCGATTTGATGTGCACGGCGTGGGGCAATCCGACCTACAACCCGCGCGGATGGAAAGGGCCGTGCTATTTGATGACGGACGAGCACCACAAAACCTTCGGTGACCTGATCAACAACACACCGTGGGAAAAATACGGCTACGGCCGCGACCCTCGCTGCGAAAACTGCATGGTGCAATCGGGATACGAGGCTTCCGCTGTGCTCGGCGGAAATCACAAATTCGGCGATACCTGGAAAATGCTTCAGTGGCAGGTTTCCGGACGCCTCGGAGGCCGCAAAGGTGCAAATGGCCATGGTAATCGCGTCCCGAAGACGAACGGAAACGGCCACACGGCGAATTTAACTGCAACTTATGACCCTGCCGCAGGCGCGCAAGCTCGCGAAAAGGAAGAGGCCTTCCGTATTCTATGA
- the shc gene encoding squalene--hopene cyclase: MPEAQIQTATAVKRVRVHEGKHDSRVADAVERSVQHLLSLQTADGYWWGELEADTTLESDHILLNYLRRDIKSDKVRMLANYLRKKQLSNGGWNIYPDGPAELNTSVKAYFALRLAGDSADSPHLSRARKAIHELGGLESTNSYVRFYLAMTGAIGWDMVPAIPPELLLLPNWFFVNLYDMSSWTRAIVVPLTIIYALKPDWKAGKMPSVDELFLDPKNKHKALAWSRKIISWRNLFLAIDRILKIHEALPWKPFRRRAVEEAKRWMFQHIERTEGLATIFPAMAHSIYAMLTLGYPPEDPLIMREMGWVSTFEIEENDTLRMQPCISPVWDTAIAMVSLEEAGVDSAHPALQTASQWLIDHQILGPGDWQVKNKDAPPGGWAFEFRNDFYPDVDDTAFVLMALQPVEHSEPVRFEQAARRGLTWLLSMQNRDGGWGAFDRDNDHVLLTQIPFADHNAMIDPSTADVAARSIECLAKYGWSASHPAIRRAFQYLQREQTPEGAWYGRWGSNYVYGTSGVLRALEVAGLGESVEGHRAVDWLKKVQNADGGFGETPLSYVDPSLKGQGPSTASQTAWGLIGLLAVVSPDDPAVQRAVEWLIEHQNEDGSWDEDAFTGTGFPCVFYLKYHLYRNSFPLYALARYRNMRRGPQNSLKPFQFNASEFIYRNGHGGKR, encoded by the coding sequence ATGCCGGAAGCTCAAATACAAACTGCGACGGCGGTGAAGCGCGTTCGTGTCCACGAAGGTAAACACGATTCGCGAGTTGCGGACGCTGTTGAGCGGAGCGTGCAGCACTTGTTGTCGCTGCAGACGGCGGATGGGTACTGGTGGGGCGAACTGGAAGCTGACACGACTCTAGAGTCCGACCATATTCTGCTGAACTACCTTCGCAGAGACATCAAGAGCGACAAAGTCCGGATGCTGGCCAATTACCTTCGCAAAAAGCAGCTTTCAAATGGCGGCTGGAATATCTACCCCGATGGGCCCGCTGAGCTGAATACGAGCGTGAAAGCCTACTTTGCACTGCGACTCGCGGGCGACTCTGCCGATTCCCCTCACCTCTCGCGCGCGCGAAAGGCCATCCACGAATTGGGCGGGCTGGAGTCCACCAATTCTTATGTCCGCTTTTATCTCGCCATGACCGGCGCGATTGGCTGGGATATGGTCCCGGCAATTCCACCTGAGCTTTTGCTGCTGCCGAATTGGTTTTTCGTGAATTTGTACGACATGTCTTCGTGGACCCGTGCGATTGTCGTGCCGCTGACGATTATTTATGCGCTGAAGCCGGATTGGAAAGCCGGGAAGATGCCGAGTGTGGACGAGCTCTTCCTGGATCCCAAGAACAAGCACAAGGCGCTCGCATGGAGCCGGAAAATCATCTCCTGGCGCAATCTATTTCTCGCTATCGACCGCATACTGAAGATTCACGAAGCGCTGCCGTGGAAACCATTTCGCCGGCGCGCTGTCGAAGAGGCCAAGCGATGGATGTTCCAACATATCGAGCGCACCGAAGGTCTTGCGACAATTTTCCCCGCTATGGCGCATTCGATTTATGCCATGCTCACGCTGGGCTATCCCCCGGAAGATCCATTGATCATGCGCGAAATGGGCTGGGTTTCCACATTCGAAATCGAGGAGAACGACACACTACGCATGCAGCCGTGCATTTCGCCGGTGTGGGACACTGCGATCGCCATGGTGTCGCTCGAAGAGGCGGGTGTCGACTCGGCGCATCCAGCGCTGCAAACCGCTTCGCAATGGCTGATCGATCATCAGATTTTGGGACCTGGCGACTGGCAAGTGAAGAACAAAGACGCGCCGCCGGGCGGCTGGGCTTTCGAGTTTCGCAATGACTTTTACCCGGATGTTGACGACACGGCGTTTGTGTTGATGGCACTGCAGCCGGTGGAACACTCCGAGCCTGTGCGCTTTGAACAGGCGGCACGCCGCGGATTGACATGGCTGCTGAGCATGCAGAATCGCGATGGAGGATGGGGTGCGTTTGACCGCGACAACGACCACGTCCTGCTGACACAGATTCCGTTCGCGGATCACAACGCCATGATCGATCCTTCGACCGCCGATGTTGCGGCTCGCTCGATCGAATGCCTGGCGAAATACGGCTGGTCCGCTTCTCACCCGGCGATTCGCAGGGCCTTTCAGTACCTGCAACGTGAGCAAACGCCGGAAGGCGCTTGGTATGGACGCTGGGGTTCCAATTATGTCTACGGAACGAGCGGCGTACTGCGCGCTCTCGAAGTTGCAGGATTGGGAGAAAGCGTAGAAGGGCATCGCGCCGTTGATTGGCTGAAAAAGGTGCAGAATGCGGATGGAGGATTTGGCGAAACGCCGCTTTCCTACGTCGATCCATCGCTGAAGGGACAGGGACCGAGCACTGCGTCGCAAACGGCGTGGGGTCTAATCGGCTTGCTCGCTGTTGTGTCTCCGGATGATCCTGCCGTGCAGCGGGCCGTAGAATGGCTCATCGAACATCAGAATGAAGATGGTTCCTGGGATGAAGATGCGTTTACTGGCACAGGCTTCCCTTGCGTGTTTTACTTGAAATACCATCTGTACCGGAATTCTTTCCCGCTCTATGCGCTGGCGCGATATCGCAACATGCGCAGAGGCCCACAAAATAGTCTGAAACCGTTTCAATTTAACGCCAGTGAATTTATTTATCGCAATGGACATGGGGGCAAACGATGA
- the lpxD gene encoding UDP-3-O-(3-hydroxymyristoyl)glucosamine N-acyltransferase codes for MKRTAQELADHLQATVEGDARVVISGLARPEDASAEDLIYVDAAKHLPRCESSAARCALVREGMKLPGKTLIVVREPKLAFAKAAAWMLEQQPIASRVHPTALIDGSATVSASAHIGPYVVIEEGVVVGAGTEIGAFCFVGRGAKIGESCRLYPRVTLYAGAKLANRVIVHAGAVIGGDGFGYVYGEGKNWKFPQLGGVEIDNDVEIGSNSTIARGSLGTTRIERGVKVDNLVHIAHNVRVGEHTVIAAQTGISGSCDIGRHVLIGGQAGLGEHCKVEDGAILGGQSGILNGKTVREGQMVWGTPARPLGEFKKQYAQFARLPELAERVRRLEEKRDAK; via the coding sequence ATGAAGCGAACCGCACAGGAACTTGCGGATCATTTGCAAGCGACCGTGGAGGGCGATGCGAGGGTGGTAATTTCCGGGTTGGCCCGCCCGGAGGATGCGAGCGCGGAGGATTTAATCTATGTCGACGCCGCGAAGCACCTGCCCCGTTGCGAGTCCTCGGCCGCCCGATGTGCGCTGGTGCGCGAAGGGATGAAGCTCCCCGGGAAAACGCTCATCGTCGTGCGCGAGCCGAAGCTGGCGTTTGCCAAAGCGGCTGCATGGATGCTGGAACAGCAGCCAATCGCCTCAAGAGTTCATCCCACCGCTCTGATCGATGGTTCGGCAACGGTCTCGGCGAGCGCGCATATCGGCCCGTACGTTGTGATCGAAGAGGGTGTGGTTGTTGGAGCAGGAACGGAGATCGGAGCATTTTGCTTTGTGGGACGTGGCGCGAAGATTGGAGAGTCATGCCGGTTGTATCCGCGCGTTACGCTCTACGCTGGCGCGAAATTGGCGAACCGCGTGATTGTTCATGCAGGAGCAGTCATCGGTGGAGACGGTTTCGGATACGTCTACGGCGAAGGAAAAAATTGGAAATTTCCGCAGCTCGGCGGCGTCGAGATTGACAATGATGTTGAAATCGGGAGCAATTCGACGATCGCACGCGGGTCGCTGGGTACGACGCGCATCGAGCGAGGAGTGAAGGTGGATAATCTGGTGCATATCGCGCACAACGTGCGCGTCGGAGAGCATACGGTTATCGCGGCACAAACGGGAATTTCGGGAAGCTGCGACATTGGCCGGCATGTTTTGATCGGCGGGCAAGCAGGACTCGGCGAACACTGCAAAGTCGAAGATGGAGCGATTTTGGGCGGGCAGTCGGGCATCCTGAATGGCAAAACGGTCCGTGAAGGTCAAATGGTTTGGGGCACGCCGGCGCGTCCACTCGGCGAATTCAAAAAGCAATATGCGCAATTTGCGCGGTTGCCCGAATTGGCAGAACGAGTTCGCAGACTGGAAGAGAAGCGTGACGCGAAATAG
- a CDS encoding lysophospholipid acyltransferase family protein: MTEWRAMREWCEYAAAWTILKFLGLLPRPLARAVAAQIARFLLLCRPPLRHAALVNLRLAFPDWSDAQRRQTIRSMARHLGWMAAEFAHFPDWSRENIERLVVIDGFENFEAARRLGKGVIFLTGHMSAWEIAPFAQAVYGNPLSFLARAIDNSRVNALINRYRCLSGNQPIEKNNSARVILRVLHSGGTIGILADQNTSLDEGIFVDFFGVPAATTTGLARVASRTGAAVVPGFISWDDSERKYSLRFEPAVKLVQSNDEDADIRENTLRFNQAIENYIRAHPDQWLWVHKRWKNRPPGEPPLYAR; encoded by the coding sequence GTGACAGAATGGCGCGCGATGCGTGAATGGTGCGAATATGCCGCAGCCTGGACGATTCTAAAATTTTTGGGGCTCCTTCCGCGGCCGTTGGCACGCGCTGTTGCTGCGCAGATCGCCCGGTTTCTTTTGCTGTGCCGGCCGCCGCTGCGGCACGCTGCGCTTGTAAATCTTCGTCTCGCATTTCCAGACTGGTCCGACGCGCAACGCCGGCAAACGATTCGAAGCATGGCGCGTCATCTCGGCTGGATGGCGGCGGAGTTCGCGCATTTTCCGGATTGGTCGCGCGAGAATATCGAGAGGCTCGTCGTGATCGATGGCTTCGAGAATTTTGAAGCCGCGCGGCGGCTGGGCAAGGGAGTGATTTTTCTCACCGGCCATATGAGCGCGTGGGAAATCGCGCCCTTCGCGCAGGCAGTTTATGGGAATCCTCTATCGTTCCTTGCGCGTGCGATCGATAATTCGCGCGTCAACGCACTCATCAATCGCTATCGGTGCCTTTCCGGCAATCAGCCGATCGAGAAAAATAATTCCGCACGCGTCATCCTGCGGGTTCTCCACAGCGGCGGCACGATCGGAATCCTCGCGGATCAAAACACCTCCCTCGATGAAGGGATTTTCGTCGACTTTTTTGGCGTTCCCGCTGCAACTACAACGGGACTTGCGCGCGTCGCGTCGCGGACAGGCGCCGCTGTCGTTCCCGGGTTTATCTCCTGGGACGATTCTGAACGGAAATATTCTCTGCGCTTTGAACCGGCCGTGAAGCTCGTGCAATCGAACGATGAAGATGCGGATATTCGCGAGAACACGCTTCGGTTCAATCAGGCCATCGAGAACTACATTCGCGCCCATCCCGATCAATGGCTCTGGGTGCACAAGAGATGGAAAAATCGTCCGCCGGGAGAGCCGCCGCTGTATGCCCGCTAG
- a CDS encoding phospholipid carrier-dependent glycosyltransferase, with the protein MRRAWPHRKIAAAVAALAVLLVCLFTGLSAIGLVGPDEPRYAWIARTMAHNGNWITPYLYGAPWFEKPIFYYWAAAIGFKLVPSLEWAARLPSAFAALVAALATAWLGWKRYGERTAWAILLIFPTCAGIIAFSRAAAPDMLFTASLAVALVCATSVLEKQGLFCAFDGNAQKNSLSSGSLRDKLPLIFLGVWLGFATLAKGPAALILSGGSVLLWAIVTRHLKKAIRLLHPLAILSFCVVALPWYALCAYYNPSFFHTFILLHNFQRYLTPVFQHRQPFWFFGPIVLIGLLPWTALLIGAAIDGRRIFREGSWRNSFGFFVACWAILPFVFFSFSRSKLPEYILPIFPPLVLLLGHSFIRAIDKAPRTAQWLGVATGTMWAILGIAGAVGFQKLPPYEPPYASGTHKLAVVAILIGVFTGVAVECLSLARRAWYALVFTSLVCAASVLVAGVRILPELDPLLSTRPLAHEIQHLLPSRSASPDSQLYSVGNVNRNCGYGLRFYLGLDKIAQFTPGGAHEDFVLLSGDGDMTLNYLGIIHRKIIAKFLPYCWVESLPSQQTSGAK; encoded by the coding sequence ATGAGACGCGCATGGCCCCACCGAAAAATCGCCGCGGCAGTGGCCGCGCTGGCCGTTTTGCTCGTTTGCCTTTTCACGGGACTCTCCGCCATCGGCCTCGTTGGTCCCGATGAACCGCGCTACGCCTGGATCGCGCGAACCATGGCGCACAACGGCAATTGGATCACGCCGTATCTCTACGGAGCGCCCTGGTTTGAAAAGCCGATTTTCTATTATTGGGCCGCGGCCATTGGATTCAAACTCGTGCCTTCGCTGGAGTGGGCCGCGCGTTTGCCCTCGGCGTTCGCTGCGCTCGTCGCAGCTCTCGCTACGGCTTGGCTGGGGTGGAAGCGGTATGGCGAGCGAACGGCCTGGGCAATTCTGCTGATCTTCCCAACGTGCGCCGGCATCATTGCCTTCTCGCGCGCGGCTGCTCCTGACATGCTGTTCACAGCAAGCCTGGCGGTCGCACTCGTCTGCGCCACGAGTGTTTTGGAAAAGCAGGGATTATTTTGTGCATTTGACGGAAACGCTCAAAAAAATTCGCTGAGTTCGGGATCCCTCCGCGATAAGTTGCCCTTGATTTTTCTAGGAGTCTGGCTCGGCTTCGCGACACTCGCGAAAGGACCAGCCGCGCTAATTTTGTCCGGCGGAAGCGTCCTCCTATGGGCCATCGTAACGCGGCACCTGAAAAAAGCGATCCGGCTGCTTCATCCTCTCGCGATTCTATCTTTCTGTGTTGTTGCATTGCCCTGGTATGCCTTGTGCGCGTATTACAATCCCAGTTTTTTTCACACGTTCATCCTCTTGCATAATTTTCAACGCTACCTCACACCCGTCTTCCAGCATCGCCAGCCATTCTGGTTCTTCGGTCCAATTGTCCTCATCGGCCTGTTACCGTGGACAGCGCTGCTGATTGGCGCGGCAATCGACGGCCGCCGCATCTTTCGTGAGGGCTCATGGCGAAATTCTTTTGGATTTTTCGTCGCCTGCTGGGCGATCCTCCCATTCGTATTTTTCAGCTTTTCGCGATCGAAACTACCCGAATACATCTTGCCTATATTTCCGCCGCTGGTCCTTCTGCTTGGGCATTCCTTTATTCGCGCCATCGACAAGGCTCCGCGAACCGCCCAATGGCTCGGCGTGGCTACGGGCACAATGTGGGCGATTCTCGGAATTGCAGGCGCGGTTGGCTTTCAGAAGCTGCCGCCCTATGAGCCGCCGTACGCGAGCGGCACGCACAAGCTGGCTGTGGTTGCAATCTTGATCGGTGTGTTCACCGGCGTGGCCGTCGAATGCCTCAGCCTGGCTCGCCGCGCGTGGTACGCGCTGGTGTTCACGTCGCTTGTATGCGCGGCCTCGGTTTTGGTCGCCGGCGTGCGCATTTTGCCGGAGCTCGACCCTTTGCTTTCCACGCGCCCGCTCGCGCATGAAATTCAGCATTTGCTTCCGTCGCGTTCGGCCTCTCCCGATTCGCAACTTTATTCTGTTGGCAATGTCAACCGCAACTGCGGCTATGGCCTTCGCTTCTATTTAGGCCTCGATAAAATTGCGCAGTTCACGCCAGGGGGAGCGCACGAGGATTTTGTGCTCTTGAGTGGAGACGGTGACATGACATTGAACTACCTGGGAATCATTCACCGCAAAATCATTGCGAAGTTCCTTCCCTATTGTTGGGTCGAGTCGTTGCCCTCACAACAGACTTCGGGGGCAAAGTAG
- a CDS encoding alpha/beta fold hydrolase, which produces MSRLPNLRGVIARIIRVLGSLLALALFVFLAATTISGYLLYQVLTPPRNPANVDVTLLMGHPTTYNFTIPGAGSREGWFFPGLMRAPTIVLCHGYGSQRADILTLVTALQEHQFNVFLFDFIGHGAVPGRTTLGYQETQELLAAIHGLEQRDDIDRARFGVWGTDLGAYAALSAAIRESKIEAVAVDSVYNQPSDFLLIQVGHAGLGSLPLARTFCLIGFRLLNRQYSSVRPLTDQLGRLQGIPKLFIESTDKAELDKETLHMFEAAPGPKDHLVDSLTYAEMSDEGRRDYENKVVSFFLQNLPPGGQPAQ; this is translated from the coding sequence ATGAGCCGTTTGCCCAATCTGCGTGGAGTGATTGCGCGTATCATACGCGTTCTGGGATCGCTCCTAGCCCTGGCGCTGTTCGTTTTCCTCGCTGCCACGACGATCTCCGGCTACTTGCTCTATCAAGTTTTGACCCCGCCACGGAACCCGGCGAACGTAGACGTCACTCTGCTGATGGGTCACCCGACGACATACAACTTCACGATCCCCGGTGCGGGCTCGCGCGAAGGATGGTTTTTCCCCGGCTTGATGCGCGCGCCAACGATTGTTTTGTGTCACGGATATGGATCGCAGAGGGCGGATATTCTGACGCTCGTGACGGCTCTTCAGGAGCACCAGTTCAACGTGTTTCTTTTCGATTTCATTGGCCATGGCGCTGTTCCCGGCCGGACGACGCTGGGCTATCAGGAAACTCAGGAATTGCTCGCGGCGATTCACGGCCTCGAGCAGCGCGATGATATCGACAGGGCACGCTTCGGTGTCTGGGGCACGGATCTCGGCGCCTATGCGGCGCTTTCGGCTGCGATCCGAGAGTCGAAGATCGAAGCCGTCGCCGTGGATTCGGTGTACAACCAGCCATCCGATTTCCTTCTTATTCAAGTGGGACACGCGGGGCTTGGTTCGCTTCCTCTTGCAAGGACATTTTGTTTGATTGGCTTTCGACTCCTGAATCGCCAGTACAGTTCTGTTCGCCCATTGACGGATCAGCTCGGAAGGCTGCAGGGAATTCCTAAGCTGTTCATCGAATCGACGGATAAGGCGGAGCTGGATAAAGAAACTCTGCACATGTTTGAGGCCGCTCCCGGGCCCAAAGATCATCTGGTAGATTCGCTGACGTACGCGGAGATGAGCGACGAAGGGCGGCGGGATTACGAAAACAAGGTTGTGAGTTTTTTCCTGCAGAACCTGCCGCCCGGCGGACAACCAGCGCAATAA
- a CDS encoding GNAT family N-acetyltransferase, giving the protein MQVVDLRQVYSRTLEPLLLEESEQWRKDLYWDYRPSQQLIRKFIDSRSLAGYAAFEGKQPVGYGFYVFEEQKGLIGGLFASPRFDQLAISKKLLLEMFDSLRATPFIERIEAQLMPFGVALDGFLTEHRFRLHRRQFMLLEMAKSAAAEAVPQNGLRLEHWTDRFLEPCAHLIQRAYADHIDSEINDQYRTEAGAMKFLRNIVLLPGCGQFFPEASFILRPGPTEKPIGMILTSTVAPGVGHTTQICVLPGYQKNGLGRRLMEASLAALRLQGYRALSLTVTSANVNAVRLYENLGFRTVQTFAAGVWEP; this is encoded by the coding sequence ATGCAGGTCGTCGACCTCCGGCAAGTTTATTCTCGAACGCTCGAACCGCTCTTGCTGGAAGAAAGCGAACAGTGGCGCAAGGACCTCTACTGGGATTACCGGCCCTCACAACAACTCATTCGAAAATTCATCGATTCCCGTTCTCTGGCTGGCTATGCGGCGTTTGAAGGAAAGCAGCCTGTCGGTTACGGTTTCTATGTCTTCGAAGAGCAGAAGGGTCTAATCGGAGGATTGTTTGCGTCTCCGCGCTTCGACCAGCTCGCCATCAGCAAGAAATTGCTCTTGGAAATGTTCGATTCCTTGCGCGCGACTCCGTTCATCGAACGCATCGAGGCGCAGCTGATGCCCTTTGGCGTCGCTCTCGATGGTTTCCTGACCGAGCATCGTTTCCGCCTGCATCGCCGTCAGTTCATGCTTCTCGAGATGGCGAAGAGCGCCGCTGCTGAGGCCGTCCCGCAGAATGGATTGCGGCTGGAGCATTGGACCGATCGCTTCCTCGAGCCCTGCGCTCATCTGATTCAGCGCGCATACGCAGATCACATCGATAGCGAGATCAACGATCAGTATCGGACAGAAGCCGGCGCGATGAAATTTCTTCGCAATATAGTATTACTGCCCGGCTGCGGCCAATTTTTCCCCGAAGCTTCGTTTATCCTTCGCCCCGGCCCTACGGAGAAGCCCATTGGGATGATACTGACTTCCACCGTCGCCCCCGGCGTTGGCCATACGACGCAGATTTGCGTCTTGCCGGGCTATCAGAAAAATGGACTGGGGCGCCGTTTGATGGAGGCTTCGCTTGCCGCGTTACGCCTGCAAGGGTATCGCGCGCTTTCTCTGACGGTGACGTCGGCAAACGTGAATGCTGTTCGCCTCTATGAGAATCTGGGTTTTCGCACTGTGCAGACATTCGCCGCGGGCGTCTGGGAACCCTGA
- the nrdR gene encoding transcriptional regulator NrdR, translating to MKCPFCSHLDDKVVDSREGRAGDLIRRRRECLKCGKRFTTYERIDEIPYMVIKKDGRREKFDRHKILQGLLRACEKRPVPTAKLEGLVDEAERYVNEAKDRERTTSEIGELLMNRLKKLDKVAYVRFASVYLDFKDVKEFMSELKNLLKDRARK from the coding sequence GTGAAGTGCCCTTTCTGCTCGCATCTGGACGACAAAGTGGTGGACTCGCGCGAAGGCCGCGCCGGAGATCTAATCCGGCGGCGGCGCGAATGCTTGAAATGCGGAAAGCGTTTTACGACGTACGAACGCATCGACGAGATTCCCTACATGGTCATCAAGAAAGATGGCCGCCGCGAAAAATTCGACCGGCACAAAATCCTTCAAGGATTGCTGCGCGCCTGCGAAAAGCGGCCTGTACCGACAGCAAAGCTCGAAGGACTGGTGGACGAGGCGGAACGATACGTCAATGAGGCAAAAGATCGCGAGCGGACGACTTCTGAGATTGGCGAGCTTCTGATGAATCGCCTGAAGAAGCTCGACAAAGTTGCTTACGTGCGATTCGCGTCGGTTTACTTGGATTTCAAGGATGTGAAGGAATTTATGTCGGAATTGAAGAATCTGCTCAAAGATCGCGCGAGAAAATGA